A genomic region of Ewingella sp. CoE-038-23 contains the following coding sequences:
- a CDS encoding winged helix-turn-helix domain-containing protein yields the protein MIYLIENKILFNPEDNTLSLQNDPENQVSISNPARRVLLLLIEQQGIVVQRDILFKKVWDDYGLVSSNNNLNHCISKLRKVINTLGHTEDVIITVPKVGFLLKKEITISAIDAIGAINDAEKENDQATVAPPTEVVQEAAVTAAVEYPQHVIMPGEITDESLAVPTVIAPTTMPNTKEGRDFTLPIFFASLFSLAVALGLLLQEHIYDPKENLQVATLGQCALYSTTHLPSNQRADFIQRAEEFIAQKKLVCQPGNIFIFQSETLVSLIRSGSTRDFMAECRVDDKNNPTACLSVYSNDRTSNDKK from the coding sequence ATGATTTATCTAATTGAAAATAAAATACTATTTAACCCTGAAGACAATACTTTATCTTTGCAAAACGACCCAGAGAATCAAGTGAGTATTTCCAATCCTGCGCGCCGCGTTTTATTACTGCTTATCGAACAGCAGGGCATCGTTGTGCAACGTGACATTCTTTTCAAAAAGGTATGGGATGATTACGGCCTTGTATCAAGTAATAATAATCTTAACCACTGCATTAGCAAATTACGCAAAGTGATTAATACACTGGGTCATACCGAAGATGTGATAATCACCGTGCCCAAGGTCGGTTTTTTATTAAAAAAGGAAATAACTATTTCTGCGATAGATGCTATAGGGGCTATTAACGATGCAGAAAAAGAAAATGATCAGGCCACTGTCGCACCGCCTACGGAAGTTGTCCAGGAGGCAGCAGTAACGGCTGCCGTGGAATATCCGCAGCACGTCATCATGCCTGGCGAAATCACTGATGAAAGCCTTGCAGTGCCGACTGTCATCGCCCCAACAACCATGCCAAACACCAAGGAAGGGAGGGATTTTACATTGCCGATTTTTTTCGCCTCGCTGTTCTCTCTGGCCGTCGCCCTTGGGTTGCTGCTCCAAGAGCACATCTATGACCCAAAAGAAAACCTACAGGTGGCAACTCTGGGCCAGTGCGCGCTCTATTCCACGACGCACTTGCCCTCAAATCAGCGTGCCGATTTTATTCAACGCGCCGAGGAATTTATTGCGCAAAAGAAACTGGTTTGCCAGCCTGGCAATATTTTCATCTTCCAAAGCGAGACATTGGTTTCGTTGATACGCTCGGGTTCAACGCGTGACTTTATGGCAGAGTGCCGGGTCGATGATAAAAATAATCCGACGGCATGCCTGAGCGTTTACAGTAATGATAGGACAAGTAATGACAAGAAATAA
- the purD gene encoding phosphoribosylamine--glycine ligase gives MNILIIGNGGREHALAWKASQSPLADKVYVAPGNAGTALEPLLENVDIAATDVAGLLAFAQSHNIGLTIVGPEAPLVIGVVDAFRAAGLKIFGPTQEAAQLEGSKAFTKDFLARHKIPSADYQNFTEVEPALAYLRSKGAPIVIKADGLAAGKGVIVAMTLEEAEAAVNDMLAGNAFGDAGHRIVIEEFLDGEEASFIVMVDGKNVLPMATSQDHKRVGDGDTGPNTGGMGAYSPAPVVTDEIHQRVMDQVIWPTVRGMAAENNTYTGFLYAGLMISADGQPKVIEFNCRFGDPETQPIMLRLRSDLVELCLAGAEGRLDEVTSEWDPRPSLGVVLAAGGYPGNYHNGQPIHGLPLEEVPDGKVFHAGTRLQNERVVTNGGRVLCVTALGKTVAAAQLRAYQLAKDISWEGSFCRKDIGYRAIAREQDQ, from the coding sequence ATGAATATTTTAATTATTGGTAACGGCGGGCGTGAACACGCCTTAGCGTGGAAAGCCTCACAGTCCCCGCTGGCGGATAAAGTCTATGTTGCTCCAGGCAATGCGGGCACGGCACTAGAGCCTCTGCTTGAGAATGTGGACATCGCCGCCACCGACGTTGCTGGCCTGCTGGCCTTCGCCCAGAGCCACAACATTGGTCTGACAATCGTTGGGCCAGAAGCGCCGCTGGTTATCGGCGTAGTAGACGCTTTCCGTGCTGCCGGTTTGAAAATCTTCGGCCCGACGCAAGAAGCGGCCCAGCTTGAAGGGTCAAAAGCCTTCACCAAAGATTTCTTAGCTCGCCACAAGATCCCAAGTGCGGATTACCAGAACTTTACCGAAGTTGAGCCAGCACTGGCCTACCTGCGCAGCAAAGGCGCGCCAATCGTCATCAAAGCCGACGGCCTTGCCGCAGGTAAAGGCGTGATTGTCGCCATGACGCTGGAAGAGGCAGAAGCCGCCGTTAATGACATGCTGGCGGGAAATGCCTTTGGCGACGCCGGGCATAGAATTGTTATCGAAGAGTTCCTCGACGGCGAAGAAGCCAGCTTTATCGTCATGGTTGATGGCAAAAATGTGCTGCCGATGGCCACCAGCCAAGACCACAAGCGCGTCGGCGATGGCGATACTGGCCCGAACACCGGCGGCATGGGTGCCTATTCACCGGCTCCGGTAGTGACCGATGAGATCCACCAGCGCGTGATGGATCAGGTGATCTGGCCAACCGTGCGCGGCATGGCGGCTGAGAACAACACCTATACTGGCTTCCTGTACGCTGGTCTGATGATTTCTGCCGACGGCCAGCCGAAGGTGATTGAATTCAACTGCCGCTTTGGCGACCCAGAAACTCAGCCAATCATGCTGCGTCTGCGCTCTGACCTGGTGGAGCTGTGTCTTGCCGGTGCAGAAGGTCGCTTGGACGAAGTGACCTCAGAATGGGATCCGCGCCCTTCTCTTGGCGTGGTTCTGGCCGCGGGCGGCTATCCGGGGAACTACCACAATGGTCAGCCGATCCACGGCTTGCCGCTGGAGGAAGTGCCGGACGGTAAAGTGTTCCACGCCGGGACCCGTCTGCAGAATGAGCGCGTCGTGACCAACGGTGGCCGCGTGCTCTGTGTTACCGCACTGGGCAAAACGGTGGCCGCCGCACAGTTACGCGCTTACCAGTTGGCGAAAGATATCAGTTGGGAAGGCAGCTTCTGCCGTAAAGATATCGGTTATCGCGCCATTGCTCGCGAGCAAGACCAGTAA
- the dicD gene encoding division control transcriptional repressor DicD has protein sequence MLREQVLDQTLNLLEQRGLATLSLESVAELVSIPLSDLRRFWPDAEALLYDSLRHHGEQIDIWRRQLLLDETLSAPQKLLARYQVLDEQVRQNRYPGCLFIAACSFYPDNESPIHQLAEKQKQASYDYTFELLQEMGSDDAQMVAEQMELILEGCLSKLLVKRQLHDVAVARRLAEDVLNVARCREHGALA, from the coding sequence GTGCTACGTGAACAGGTCCTTGACCAAACACTTAATCTTTTGGAACAGCGCGGTTTAGCCACACTGTCATTGGAATCCGTTGCCGAATTGGTCAGCATTCCACTTAGCGATCTGCGACGTTTCTGGCCAGATGCCGAGGCGCTGCTGTACGACAGCCTGCGCCACCACGGCGAGCAGATTGATATTTGGCGTCGCCAGTTACTGCTGGATGAAACTCTCAGCGCGCCGCAAAAATTGCTGGCGCGCTACCAAGTTCTCGACGAGCAGGTGCGGCAAAATCGCTATCCGGGCTGCTTATTTATCGCTGCTTGCAGCTTCTATCCTGATAACGAATCCCCTATCCACCAGCTGGCTGAGAAGCAGAAACAGGCTTCTTACGACTACACCTTCGAGCTATTACAGGAGATGGGGTCTGACGATGCGCAGATGGTTGCCGAGCAGATGGAGCTGATCCTCGAAGGCTGCCTGAGCAAGCTGCTGGTTAAACGCCAGCTGCACGACGTCGCAGTGGCGCGTCGTTTAGCAGAAGATGTATTGAACGTGGCGCGCTGTCGGGAACATGGGGCTCTGGCTTAA
- the purH gene encoding bifunctional phosphoribosylaminoimidazolecarboxamide formyltransferase/IMP cyclohydrolase, giving the protein MLQPRPIRRALLSVSDKAGIVEFAEALVQRGVELLSTGGTARLLADAGLPVTEVSDYTGFPEMMDGRVKTLHPKVHGGILGRRGKDDEIMAQHAIAPIDMVVVNLYPFAQTVARPDCSLEDAVENIDIGGPTMVRSAAKNHKDVAIVVKNGDFASIIEEMDNNDGSLTLETRFNLAIKAFEHTAAYDGMIANYFGTMVPAYHGETDKPSGQFPRTLNLSYIKKQDMRYGENSHQNAAFYIEENVSEASVATSQQLQGKALSYNNIADTDAALECVKEFAEPACVIVKHANPCGVAIGDSILAAYERAYKTDPTSAFGGIIAFNRELDADTAKAIISRQFVEVIIAPSVSEEALALTAAKQNVRVLTCGQWQSRQNALDFKRVNGGLLVQDRDLGMVEASDLRVVSSRQPTEQELSDALFCWKVAKFVKSNAIVYARDKMTIGIGAGQMSRVYSAKIAGIKAGDEGLEVAGSVMASDAFFPFRDGIDAAAAVGITCVIQPGGSIRDDEVIAAANEHGIAMLFTDMRHFRH; this is encoded by the coding sequence ATGTTACAACCTCGTCCAATCCGCCGTGCCCTACTCAGCGTTTCTGATAAGGCCGGTATCGTAGAATTCGCCGAAGCTTTAGTGCAACGCGGCGTGGAATTGCTCTCTACAGGCGGAACTGCTCGCTTACTCGCTGATGCAGGCCTGCCGGTGACCGAAGTTTCTGACTACACCGGGTTCCCGGAGATGATGGATGGACGCGTCAAGACCTTGCACCCAAAAGTGCACGGCGGGATTTTAGGTCGCAGAGGCAAAGACGATGAGATCATGGCGCAACACGCCATCGCGCCTATTGATATGGTGGTCGTAAACCTTTACCCGTTTGCCCAAACCGTTGCGCGCCCAGACTGTTCATTGGAAGACGCGGTTGAGAATATTGATATCGGCGGGCCAACCATGGTTCGCTCAGCGGCGAAGAACCATAAAGACGTGGCGATTGTGGTTAAGAATGGGGACTTCGCTTCTATTATAGAAGAGATGGATAACAACGACGGCTCCCTGACGCTGGAAACCCGTTTCAACCTGGCGATTAAAGCCTTTGAGCACACCGCGGCTTACGACGGCATGATTGCCAACTACTTCGGTACTATGGTTCCCGCTTACCACGGCGAAACCGACAAGCCTTCCGGCCAGTTCCCGCGCACCCTGAATCTGAGCTACATCAAGAAGCAAGATATGCGTTATGGCGAGAACAGCCATCAAAACGCAGCCTTCTATATAGAAGAGAATGTTAGCGAAGCTTCGGTCGCCACCTCGCAGCAGCTGCAAGGCAAAGCGCTCTCTTACAACAATATTGCGGATACCGATGCTGCTCTGGAGTGTGTGAAAGAGTTTGCAGAGCCGGCCTGCGTCATTGTTAAGCACGCCAACCCGTGCGGCGTAGCCATCGGCGATTCCATTCTGGCAGCCTATGAGCGCGCCTATAAAACCGATCCGACTTCTGCTTTCGGCGGCATTATCGCTTTCAACCGCGAGTTGGATGCTGATACCGCAAAAGCCATCATCAGCCGCCAGTTTGTGGAGGTGATCATCGCCCCTTCCGTGAGCGAAGAGGCTCTGGCACTGACCGCGGCTAAACAAAACGTTCGCGTGTTAACCTGCGGACAGTGGCAAAGCCGCCAAAACGCGCTGGACTTCAAACGCGTGAATGGCGGCCTGTTAGTGCAAGACCGAGATTTGGGTATGGTTGAAGCCTCAGACCTGCGCGTGGTCTCTTCCCGCCAGCCGACTGAGCAAGAGCTGTCCGATGCCCTGTTCTGCTGGAAAGTGGCGAAGTTCGTTAAATCCAACGCCATTGTTTATGCCCGCGACAAAATGACGATCGGCATTGGCGCAGGCCAAATGAGCCGCGTCTACTCGGCGAAGATTGCCGGTATCAAAGCCGGGGATGAAGGTTTAGAAGTGGCGGGTTCCGTCATGGCGTCCGACGCCTTCTTCCCATTCCGCGATGGTATTGATGCCGCCGCTGCCGTGGGCATTACCTGCGTGATTCAGCCGGGCGGTTCAATTCGCGATGATGAAGTTATCGCCGCGGCAAACGAGCACGGTATCGCCATGCTCTTTACCGACATGCGTCATTTCCGCCATTAA
- a CDS encoding fimbrial protein, whose product MFITKKKALIVALSAVISASAFAADEPVAPTGADQGSGRIHFTGTVINAPCSIAAGDEDINVNMGQVANKVLESGNKYSQNVNYTIHLQDCDLTAQTAGDVQYPAMSKVAVSFAGTPDSSLSELLANTGSAKGAAIRLIDSNGDLLKVGDTSKDINLVTGNNELVFAARVEANNQPVSTGTIVSQATYALNYK is encoded by the coding sequence ATGTTTATTACTAAAAAGAAAGCTCTCATCGTTGCCCTGTCTGCCGTTATCTCTGCTTCAGCTTTTGCAGCTGACGAGCCTGTAGCACCAACGGGAGCCGATCAGGGTTCTGGTCGTATTCATTTCACCGGTACTGTTATTAACGCTCCATGCTCTATCGCAGCTGGTGATGAAGACATTAACGTGAACATGGGCCAGGTTGCGAATAAAGTGCTGGAAAGCGGCAATAAGTATTCACAAAACGTTAACTACACCATTCACCTGCAAGATTGTGACCTGACTGCACAGACCGCTGGCGACGTTCAGTACCCAGCTATGTCTAAAGTTGCAGTATCTTTCGCGGGTACGCCAGACAGCAGCCTGTCCGAGTTACTGGCTAACACCGGTAGTGCTAAAGGTGCTGCGATCCGTCTTATCGACTCAAACGGCGACTTGCTGAAAGTGGGTGATACCTCTAAAGACATTAACTTAGTGACCGGTAATAACGAATTGGTATTTGCTGCGCGTGTTGAAGCGAACAACCAGCCAGTATCCACCGGTACTATCGTATCTCAGGCAACTTACGCCCTGAATTACAAATAA
- a CDS encoding DUF485 domain-containing protein encodes MNDLIYQRVVNNPRFRELVEKRSRFAWLLSIITLVMYVSFIFLIAFEPQWLGTPLYEGGTITRGIPIGVGLIVASFVLTGIYVYRANGEFDRLTAEIIREVNP; translated from the coding sequence ATGAATGATCTCATTTATCAAAGAGTTGTAAATAATCCACGCTTCAGGGAATTAGTAGAAAAACGCAGCCGCTTCGCGTGGCTGCTCTCTATTATCACGTTGGTGATGTACGTCAGTTTTATTTTCCTTATTGCCTTTGAACCCCAGTGGCTCGGCACGCCACTCTATGAAGGAGGAACTATCACTCGCGGTATCCCCATTGGGGTTGGGCTGATTGTCGCCTCCTTCGTGCTCACCGGTATTTATGTCTATCGCGCTAATGGCGAATTTGATCGCCTGACGGCAGAAATCATCCGCGAGGTGAACCCATGA
- the hupA gene encoding nucleoid-associated protein HU-alpha: MNKTQLIDVIADKADLSKAQAKVALESTLSAITESLKEGDAVQLVGFGTFKVNHRNERTGRNPQTGKEIKIAAANVPAFVSGKALKDAVK, encoded by the coding sequence ATGAACAAGACTCAACTGATTGATGTAATTGCGGACAAAGCTGATCTTTCCAAAGCACAGGCCAAAGTTGCTCTTGAATCTACACTGTCTGCTATTACCGAGTCTCTGAAAGAAGGTGATGCTGTACAATTGGTTGGTTTCGGGACTTTCAAGGTAAATCATCGTAACGAGCGTACTGGTCGTAACCCACAGACTGGTAAAGAAATCAAAATCGCAGCTGCCAACGTGCCTGCGTTCGTTTCTGGTAAAGCTCTGAAAGACGCTGTTAAGTAA
- the actP gene encoding cation/acetate symporter ActP, which yields MNARRLGGLSLALLLASPFTALAAEGIAGEVKKQPLNIEAIVMFVLFVGATLYITYWASKRTRSRQDYYTAGGKITGFQNGLAIAGDFMSAASFLGISALVYTSGYDGLIYSIGFLIGWPIILFLIAERLRNLGKYTFADVASYRLKQKPIRTLSACGSLVVVALYLIAQMVGAGKLIQLLFGLNYHVAVILVGILMVLYVLFGGMLATTWVQIIKAILLLAGASFMAIMVMKSVNFNFNTLFQQAVAVHPKGLAIMSPGGLVSDPISALSLGLALMFGTAGLPHILMRFFTVNDAKEARKSVFYATGFIGYFYILTFIIGFGAIVLVSANPAFKDATGALLGGTNMSAVHLADAVGGSFFLGFISAVAFATILAVVAGLTLAGASAVSHDLYASVIKDGKATEKDELRVSKITVIILGIVAILLGILFEKQNIAFMVGLAFSIAASCNFPIILLSMYWAKLTTRGAMIGGWLGLLTAVILMILGPTIWVQILGHEKAIYPYEYPALFSMIVAFVGTWLFSITDNSREGQLERERFHPQFVRSQTGIGISQSSNH from the coding sequence ATGAACGCCCGTCGTTTAGGGGGATTATCGCTGGCGCTTCTGCTGGCATCACCATTCACCGCGCTGGCCGCAGAAGGTATTGCAGGGGAAGTCAAAAAGCAGCCTCTGAATATCGAAGCCATCGTGATGTTTGTCCTTTTCGTCGGCGCCACGCTGTATATCACCTATTGGGCCTCAAAGCGCACCCGCTCCCGACAGGATTACTATACCGCCGGCGGTAAAATCACCGGCTTCCAGAACGGGCTGGCCATCGCCGGTGACTTTATGTCGGCGGCATCATTCTTGGGCATTTCAGCGCTGGTTTATACTTCCGGCTACGACGGCTTGATCTACTCGATAGGCTTCCTGATTGGCTGGCCAATCATTCTATTTCTCATCGCGGAACGGCTTCGCAACTTGGGGAAATACACCTTCGCGGATGTCGCTTCCTATCGTTTAAAACAAAAGCCTATTCGAACTCTGTCAGCCTGCGGCTCGCTGGTGGTGGTCGCGCTGTATCTCATCGCGCAAATGGTGGGTGCCGGTAAGCTGATTCAGCTGCTCTTTGGGCTGAACTACCACGTCGCCGTGATTCTGGTCGGCATTCTGATGGTGCTTTATGTCCTGTTCGGCGGGATGCTAGCTACTACTTGGGTACAGATTATTAAAGCGATCCTGCTGCTCGCTGGTGCCAGCTTTATGGCGATTATGGTGATGAAGTCGGTCAACTTTAACTTCAACACTCTCTTCCAGCAGGCGGTGGCGGTGCATCCAAAAGGGCTGGCAATCATGAGTCCGGGCGGGTTGGTCTCTGACCCTATATCCGCGCTATCGCTTGGATTAGCACTGATGTTTGGTACGGCCGGATTGCCACATATCCTGATGCGTTTCTTCACCGTCAACGATGCAAAAGAAGCGCGTAAAAGCGTGTTCTACGCCACGGGTTTTATAGGTTATTTCTACATTTTGACCTTCATTATCGGCTTCGGCGCTATTGTTCTCGTTAGCGCAAACCCAGCATTTAAAGATGCAACCGGCGCATTGTTGGGCGGCACCAACATGTCAGCGGTTCATCTTGCCGATGCCGTTGGCGGTAGCTTCTTCTTAGGATTCATCTCCGCCGTCGCCTTCGCAACAATCCTTGCAGTAGTGGCAGGGTTAACGCTAGCTGGCGCTTCAGCGGTATCTCACGATCTGTACGCCAGCGTAATAAAGGATGGTAAAGCCACTGAAAAGGATGAGCTGCGTGTCTCGAAGATCACGGTAATTATCCTCGGCATCGTCGCCATTTTGCTGGGTATTTTATTCGAGAAGCAGAACATTGCATTCATGGTCGGTCTGGCATTCTCTATCGCCGCCAGCTGTAACTTCCCAATTATCCTGCTCTCCATGTACTGGGCAAAACTGACGACTCGAGGAGCAATGATTGGGGGTTGGCTTGGTCTCTTAACCGCGGTGATTCTCATGATCCTCGGCCCAACGATATGGGTACAGATCTTAGGTCATGAGAAAGCCATCTATCCTTATGAATATCCTGCACTATTCTCAATGATTGTTGCCTTTGTGGGAACTTGGCTGTTCTCAATAACAGACAATTCACGCGAGGGGCAGCTGGAAAGAGAACGTTTCCATCCGCAGTTCGTGAGATCCCAAACCGGTATTGGCATCTCCCAAAGCTCCAACCATTAA
- the acs gene encoding acetate--CoA ligase: protein MSQVHKHPIPASIAERTLITPEQYHQYYQQSVENPDAFWAEQGKILDWIKPYSKVKNTSFAPGNIDIRWFEDGTLNLSANCLDRHLEKNGDRTALIWEGDDPKAESKHVTYQQLHHDVCQFANVLKGLGVKKGDVVAIYMPMVPEAAVAMLACARIGAVHSVIFAGFSPEAVAGRIVDSNSKVVITADEGLRAGRTIPLKKNVDDALKNPAVTSVTNVVVFKRTGKEGEWKQGRDIWWHDAIKDISADCPPEEMKAEDPLFILYTSGSTGKPKGVLHTTGGYLVYAALTFKYTFDYHDGDIYWCTADVGWVTGHSYLLYGPLACGAISLMFEGVPNYPAPNRMAQVIDKHKVNILYTAPTAIRALMAEGNKAIEGTSRDSLRIMGSVGEPINPEAWEWYYKTIGNSKCPIVDTWWQTETGGFMITPLPGATELKAGSATRPFFGVKPALVDNEGVPQEGACEGNLVITDSWPGQARTLFGDHDRFEQTYFSTFKNMYFSGDGARRDEDGYYWITGRVDDVLNISGHRLGTAEIESALVSHPKIAEAAVVGIPHNIKGQAIYAYITLNHGEEPSAELYAEVRNWVRKEIGPIATPDILHWTDSLPKTRSGKIMRRILRKIAAGDTSNLGDTSTLADPGVVDKLLEEKQSMKVPS from the coding sequence ATGAGCCAAGTCCATAAGCACCCTATTCCTGCGTCAATTGCAGAACGTACTCTCATCACACCAGAGCAATATCATCAGTATTATCAACAATCTGTAGAAAATCCGGATGCATTCTGGGCTGAGCAGGGAAAAATTCTCGACTGGATCAAGCCATACAGCAAAGTTAAAAACACCTCGTTTGCGCCAGGCAACATTGATATCCGCTGGTTTGAAGATGGCACCCTTAATTTGTCGGCCAACTGCCTTGACCGCCATCTCGAGAAAAACGGCGACCGCACGGCCCTGATTTGGGAAGGCGATGACCCGAAAGCCGAAAGCAAACACGTCACTTACCAACAATTGCATCACGACGTCTGCCAGTTCGCTAACGTACTGAAAGGCCTCGGCGTGAAGAAAGGTGACGTGGTTGCCATCTATATGCCCATGGTGCCGGAAGCCGCCGTGGCGATGTTGGCCTGCGCGCGCATCGGCGCCGTCCACTCCGTTATCTTCGCCGGCTTCTCGCCAGAAGCCGTGGCGGGTCGCATTGTCGACTCCAACTCCAAAGTGGTGATCACCGCTGACGAAGGCTTACGCGCCGGGCGCACCATTCCCCTGAAGAAAAACGTCGATGACGCGTTAAAAAATCCGGCAGTTACCAGCGTCACTAACGTGGTGGTATTTAAACGCACGGGTAAAGAAGGCGAATGGAAACAGGGCCGCGATATTTGGTGGCATGACGCAATTAAAGATATTTCCGCTGATTGCCCGCCGGAAGAGATGAAAGCGGAAGATCCGTTATTTATTCTTTATACCTCGGGTTCAACCGGTAAACCTAAAGGCGTATTACATACGACTGGCGGTTATTTGGTTTATGCCGCGCTGACGTTTAAATATACTTTTGATTATCACGACGGCGATATTTATTGGTGTACCGCCGACGTCGGTTGGGTCACTGGCCACAGTTATTTACTTTATGGCCCATTAGCCTGCGGCGCTATTTCACTTATGTTCGAAGGCGTGCCTAATTACCCGGCGCCAAATCGCATGGCGCAGGTCATCGATAAACATAAAGTGAATATTTTATATACCGCACCAACGGCTATTCGCGCATTAATGGCGGAAGGTAATAAAGCCATTGAGGGAACCAGCCGCGATTCATTGCGCATTATGGGTTCAGTGGGTGAGCCGATTAACCCGGAAGCCTGGGAGTGGTATTACAAGACCATAGGTAACAGCAAATGCCCAATCGTCGACACCTGGTGGCAGACCGAAACCGGCGGCTTCATGATCACCCCGCTGCCTGGTGCGACCGAGCTGAAAGCGGGTTCGGCGACGCGTCCTTTCTTTGGCGTTAAGCCAGCCTTGGTGGATAACGAAGGTGTTCCGCAGGAAGGGGCATGCGAAGGGAACTTGGTCATTACTGATTCATGGCCGGGTCAGGCGAGAACGCTGTTTGGCGATCACGACCGTTTCGAACAAACTTACTTCTCAACCTTCAAAAATATGTATTTCAGCGGCGACGGCGCACGTCGTGACGAAGACGGTTATTACTGGATAACCGGCCGCGTCGATGACGTATTAAACATTTCCGGCCACCGTCTGGGGACCGCGGAGATTGAATCTGCGCTGGTTTCGCATCCGAAAATTGCCGAAGCCGCAGTGGTTGGCATTCCGCATAACATCAAAGGTCAGGCTATCTACGCCTACATTACCCTCAACCATGGTGAAGAACCCTCAGCAGAGCTGTATGCCGAAGTGCGTAACTGGGTACGCAAAGAAATCGGACCTATCGCCACGCCTGACATTCTTCACTGGACTGACTCCTTACCAAAAACTCGCTCAGGGAAAATTATGCGCCGCATTCTGCGCAAAATTGCCGCTGGCGATACCAGTAATTTGGGAGATACCTCTACCCTCGCCGATCCGGGTGTAGTCGATAAGCTGTTGGAAGAAAAACAATCAATGAAAGTGCCGTCGTAA
- a CDS encoding DUF1481 domain-containing protein: protein MFITSKLAAALLVLGLVGCSSKDTTPLFSASGYVADQGINRLWRRDNADHHPQTIVNVYSPYYGGDTVITRYEYQQDQLHLMRETHATKTDLGVMLRFDNEGHVSFMQRQLPERREKLSSDDIELYKYKAAKLLELSNTLRAGNVQLIQGQWKQGNITSCAGQPVTLSLSVRSQVWLAKRAAQANDRLGLAWLSAPEGDELLLVANEDFCKWEPKESDL from the coding sequence TTGTTTATCACCTCCAAACTGGCTGCCGCTTTGCTGGTACTCGGTTTGGTGGGTTGCAGTTCCAAAGACACCACGCCGCTGTTCAGCGCCAGTGGTTATGTTGCTGACCAAGGCATTAATCGCCTATGGCGTCGCGACAATGCCGACCACCACCCTCAAACTATCGTCAACGTGTACAGCCCCTACTATGGTGGTGACACGGTGATCACCCGCTATGAATATCAGCAAGACCAATTGCACCTGATGCGCGAAACCCACGCCACCAAGACCGATCTTGGAGTGATGCTGCGATTCGACAATGAAGGCCACGTCAGCTTTATGCAGAGACAGCTCCCCGAACGCCGGGAAAAGCTCTCGTCAGATGATATCGAGCTGTACAAATATAAAGCCGCGAAGTTGCTCGAACTCAGCAACACGCTGCGCGCCGGTAACGTCCAGCTGATTCAGGGGCAGTGGAAACAGGGCAATATTACCTCTTGCGCGGGCCAGCCCGTCACTCTGAGCCTCAGCGTTCGCTCGCAGGTTTGGTTAGCCAAGCGCGCCGCGCAGGCCAATGATCGCCTTGGGCTAGCCTGGCTCAGTGCGCCAGAAGGGGATGAATTGCTGCTGGTGGCCAATGAAGATTTCTGTAAGTGGGAACCGAAAGAGTCCGACTTATAA
- a CDS encoding IS1-like element IS1A family transposase (programmed frameshift), which yields MASVSISCPSCSATDGVVRNGKSTAGHQRYLCSHCRKTWQLQFTYTASQPGTHQKIIDMAMNGVGCRATARIMGVGLNTILRHFKKLRPQSVTSRIQPGSDVIVCAEMDEQWGYVGAKSRQRWLFYAYDRLRKTVVAHVFGERTMATLGRLMSLLSPFDVVIWMTDGWPLYESRLKGKLHVISKRYTQRIERHNLNLRQHLARLGRKSLSFSKSVELHDKVIGHYLNIKHYQ from the exons GTGGCTTCTGTTTCTATCAGCTGTCCCTCCTGTTCAGCTACTGACGGGGTGGTGCGTAACGGCAAAAGCACCGCCGGACATCAGCGCTATCTCTGCTCTCACTGCCGTAAAACATGGCAACTGCAGTTCACTTACACCGCTTCTCAACCCGGTACGCACCAGAAAATCATTGATATGGCCATGAATGGCGTTGGATGCCGGGCAACTGCCCGCATTATGGGCGTTGGCCTCAACACGATTTTACGTCACT TTAAAAAACTCAGGCCGCAGTCGGTAACCTCGCGCATACAGCCGGGCAGTGACGTCATCGTCTGCGCGGAAATGGACGAACAGTGGGGCTATGTCGGGGCTAAATCGCGCCAGCGCTGGCTGTTTTACGCGTATGACAGGCTCCGGAAGACGGTTGTTGCGCACGTATTCGGTGAACGCACTATGGCGACGCTGGGGCGTCTTATGAGCCTGCTGTCACCCTTTGACGTGGTGATATGGATGACGGATGGCTGGCCGCTGTATGAATCCCGCCTGAAGGGAAAGCTGCACGTAATCAGCAAGCGATATACGCAGCGAATTGAGCGGCATAACCTGAATCTGAGGCAGCACCTGGCACGGCTGGGACGGAAGTCGCTGTCGTTCTCAAAATCGGTGGAGCTGCATGACAAAGTCATCGGGCATTATCTGAACATAAAACACTATCAATAA